Proteins encoded together in one Streptomyces sp. TLI_171 window:
- a CDS encoding ATP-dependent DNA helicase, producing MTNDTAPLPGGPETAEAPAPVPASRIPELLHAAVESVGGVERPGQVRMAEAVAAAVDEGEHLLVQAGTGTGKSLAYLVPALAHGDRVVVATATLALQRQLVERDLPRTVDALHPTLRRRPLFAMLKGRSNYLCLHRANEGTPSDEGEGLFDPVDALGGPTGKLGQDVLRLREWAGETETGDRDDLTPGVSDKAWAQLSVTSKECLGASRCAYGQECFAEQARERAKLADVVVTNHAMLAIDAIEGAPVLPEHGLLIIDEAHELVNRVTGAATAELTVGAVNRAVKRAAKLANEKAVDALQAAAENFHGLMETAQPGQLDELPEYLGYAVAGIRDAARQVITSLGETRDKGLSDEDAVRKQAMASAETLHETADRLLSESEYDVMWVERSDRFGLGTASLRVAPLSVSGLLRENLYRERSVVLTSATLKLGGDFNGVAGSLGLPGETRLPDHRTPDGPAAEIGEDAPPYWRGLDVGSPFTYPKQGILYVAKHLPPPGREPDRPEMLDELADLIGAAGGRTLGLFSSMRAAQTAAETLRERLDVPILLQGEDTLGELIRDFASDARTCLFGTLSLWQGVDVPGSACQLVVMDRIPFPRPDDPLMSARQKDVEAHGGNGFMAVAATHAALLMAQGAGRLVRAADDKGVVAVLDPRLATARYGGFFRSSMPDFWYTTDRNQVRRSLAAIDAAAPPVRPR from the coding sequence ATGACGAACGACACCGCACCCCTGCCCGGCGGCCCGGAGACGGCCGAAGCCCCCGCGCCGGTCCCCGCCTCCCGCATCCCGGAGCTGCTGCACGCCGCCGTCGAGTCCGTCGGCGGCGTGGAGCGCCCCGGGCAGGTCCGGATGGCCGAGGCCGTCGCCGCCGCCGTGGACGAGGGCGAACACCTCCTCGTCCAGGCCGGCACCGGCACCGGCAAGTCCCTCGCCTACCTGGTGCCCGCCCTCGCCCACGGCGACCGCGTGGTGGTCGCCACCGCGACCCTCGCCCTGCAGCGCCAGCTGGTCGAACGCGACCTGCCGCGCACCGTCGACGCCCTGCACCCGACGCTGCGCCGCCGCCCGCTGTTCGCCATGCTCAAGGGCCGCTCCAACTACCTGTGCCTGCACCGCGCCAACGAGGGCACCCCGAGCGACGAGGGCGAGGGCCTGTTCGACCCGGTCGACGCCCTCGGCGGCCCCACCGGCAAGCTCGGCCAGGACGTGCTGCGCCTGCGCGAGTGGGCCGGCGAGACCGAGACCGGCGACCGCGACGACCTCACCCCCGGCGTGTCCGACAAGGCCTGGGCCCAGCTCTCGGTCACCTCCAAGGAGTGCCTGGGCGCCTCCCGGTGCGCCTACGGCCAGGAGTGCTTCGCCGAGCAGGCCAGGGAACGCGCCAAGTTGGCCGACGTGGTGGTCACCAACCACGCCATGCTGGCGATCGACGCGATCGAGGGCGCCCCCGTCCTCCCCGAGCACGGCCTGCTGATCATCGACGAGGCCCACGAACTGGTGAACCGGGTGACCGGCGCCGCGACCGCCGAACTCACCGTCGGCGCCGTCAACCGGGCCGTGAAGCGCGCTGCCAAGCTCGCCAACGAGAAGGCCGTCGACGCCCTGCAGGCCGCCGCCGAGAACTTCCACGGCCTGATGGAGACCGCCCAGCCCGGCCAGCTCGACGAACTCCCCGAGTACCTCGGCTACGCCGTCGCCGGCATCCGCGACGCCGCCCGCCAGGTGATCACCTCGCTCGGCGAGACCCGCGACAAGGGCCTCAGCGACGAGGACGCCGTCCGCAAGCAGGCCATGGCCTCCGCCGAGACCCTGCACGAGACCGCGGACCGGCTGCTCTCCGAGTCCGAGTACGACGTGATGTGGGTGGAGCGCTCCGACCGCTTCGGCCTCGGCACCGCCTCGCTGCGGGTCGCCCCGCTGTCGGTCTCCGGGCTGCTCCGGGAGAACCTGTACCGGGAGCGCTCCGTCGTCCTCACCTCCGCCACGCTGAAGCTCGGCGGCGACTTCAACGGCGTGGCCGGCAGCCTCGGCCTGCCCGGCGAGACCCGGCTGCCCGACCACCGCACCCCCGACGGGCCCGCCGCCGAGATCGGCGAGGACGCCCCGCCGTACTGGCGCGGCCTCGACGTCGGCTCCCCGTTCACCTACCCCAAGCAGGGCATCCTCTACGTCGCCAAGCACCTGCCGCCGCCCGGCCGGGAGCCCGACCGGCCCGAGATGCTCGACGAACTCGCCGACCTGATCGGCGCGGCCGGCGGCCGCACCCTCGGCCTGTTCTCCTCGATGCGCGCCGCCCAGACCGCGGCGGAGACCCTGCGGGAGCGGCTCGACGTCCCGATCCTGCTGCAGGGCGAGGACACCCTCGGCGAGCTGATCCGGGACTTCGCCTCCGACGCGAGGACCTGCCTGTTCGGCACCCTCTCGCTCTGGCAGGGCGTCGACGTCCCCGGCTCCGCCTGCCAACTCGTCGTCATGGACCGGATCCCGTTCCCGCGCCCCGACGACCCGCTGATGAGCGCCCGTCAGAAGGACGTCGAGGCGCACGGCGGCAACGGCTTCATGGCGGTCGCCGCCACCCACGCCGCACTGCTGATGGCCCAGGGCGCCGGCCGCCTGGTCCGCGCCGCCGACGACAAGGGCGTGGTCGCGGTCCTCGACCCCCGCCTCGCCACCGCCCGCTACGGCGGCTTCTTCCGCTCCTCCATGCCCGACTTCTGGTACACCACCGACCGCAACCAGGTCCGCCGCTCGCTGGCCGCCATCGACGCCGCCGCACCCCCCGTCAGGCCCCGATAG
- the lexA gene encoding transcriptional repressor LexA → MSRSQPIEETPLGVPTPVVRSLPGRPPGIRTDEAGLTERQRRVIEVIRDSVQRRGYPPSMREIGQAVGLSSTSSVAHQLMALERKGFLRRDPHRPRAYEVRGVEVARPAAAETSGRPSTSYVPLVGRIAAGGPILAEQTVEDVFPLPRQLVGEGELFALTVKGDSMIEAAICDGDWVTVRRQPVAENGDIVAAMIDGEATVKRLKREDGKIWLMPHNAAYEPIPGDNATILGKVVAVLRRL, encoded by the coding sequence ATGAGCCGTAGTCAGCCGATCGAGGAAACCCCGCTCGGTGTGCCCACCCCCGTCGTCCGCTCCCTCCCCGGCCGCCCGCCCGGCATCCGCACCGACGAGGCCGGCCTGACGGAACGCCAGCGCCGTGTCATCGAGGTCATCCGGGATTCCGTGCAGCGCCGCGGCTACCCGCCGTCCATGCGCGAGATCGGCCAGGCCGTCGGCCTGTCCTCGACCTCCTCGGTCGCGCACCAGCTGATGGCCCTGGAGCGCAAGGGCTTCCTCCGCCGCGACCCGCACCGCCCCCGGGCGTACGAGGTCCGCGGCGTCGAGGTCGCCCGTCCCGCCGCGGCGGAGACCTCCGGCCGGCCCTCCACCTCCTACGTCCCGCTGGTCGGCCGGATCGCGGCCGGCGGCCCGATCCTGGCCGAGCAGACGGTGGAGGACGTGTTCCCGCTGCCCCGTCAGCTGGTCGGCGAGGGCGAGCTGTTCGCGCTCACCGTCAAGGGCGACTCGATGATCGAGGCCGCGATCTGCGACGGCGACTGGGTGACGGTGCGCCGCCAGCCGGTCGCGGAGAACGGCGACATCGTCGCGGCGATGATCGACGGCGAGGCCACGGTGAAGCGCCTCAAGCGCGAGGACGGCAAGATCTGGCTGATGCCGCACAACGCGGCGTACGAGCCGATCCCGGGTGACAACGCGACGATCCTGGGCAAGGTGGTGGCGGTCCTCCGCCGCCTCTGA
- the nrdR gene encoding transcriptional regulator NrdR — translation MHCPFCRHPDSRVVDSRASDDGSSIRRRRQCPDCGRRFTTVETATLMVIKRSGVTEPFSREKVISGVRKACQGRPVTEDALAQLGQRVEECVRASGSAELSTHDVGLAILGPLKELDVVAYLRFASVYRAFDNLEDFETAIAELRSDRPAVPEPVPVP, via the coding sequence GTGCACTGCCCCTTCTGCCGGCATCCGGACAGCCGAGTCGTGGACAGTCGGGCCAGCGACGACGGAAGCTCGATCCGCCGCCGCCGCCAGTGCCCGGACTGCGGTCGACGGTTCACCACCGTCGAGACCGCCACCCTGATGGTGATCAAGCGCAGCGGCGTCACCGAGCCCTTCTCCCGCGAGAAGGTGATCTCCGGCGTCCGCAAGGCCTGCCAGGGCCGCCCGGTCACCGAGGACGCGCTGGCCCAGCTGGGGCAGCGGGTCGAGGAGTGCGTGCGGGCCAGCGGCAGCGCGGAACTCTCGACGCACGACGTCGGACTGGCCATACTCGGCCCACTGAAGGAGCTGGACGTGGTCGCGTACCTGCGGTTCGCGTCGGTCTACCGCGCCTTCGACAACCTCGAGGATTTCGAGACCGCGATCGCGGAGCTGCGCTCCGACCGTCCCGCGGTCCCCGAACCGGTGCCCGTGCCCTAG